TTATGTTTGCTAACCTCTGCAGCAAAAACAACTACCATCAAGAATGCAGCTTCGGCAATCTTTTCCAAATCCCCGAGCAACTCATCACTCTTCCCTCGATGAACCCATGCTGCTAAACGTAGATTCGAGTAAACCTGTTGAGAATAATCCCACAAATGGTTTTCAACCATTGCCTTGCTGACCTCGTCTGCAGATGCATACTGATTGCAGAAGACTCCAGTCACTGCACCTGCTTCTTTAAAAAGGGCACTACCTAAATGCTCCTTTGCCTTGCAGGTGGCCAAATTTTCATTCACATTTTCTAAGGACATCCTAAAGAAATACTGCAGGGGAAAGACTTCGTTCAACAATGAGAGACAAAGGCACCGAAGCACAGACGCATTGAATGAAATTGAGCCGCACCGAGCCAAACCAATTGCAATGCACTGCAGCAGAACATGGCTGTCATCCGATACATTAGAACCAGAATCAGTCCCAATTCTAGAAATGGTGCACTCTGTGACATAACTTATCGACTCTTCGATAGACTTCCTCAGCCGAGGGTCAATTTCAACCCTATTGCTTCTGAAAGCCCTCAGAACTCCGGCAGGAGCCATCAACACCAAAAGGGGAGCAAAATTCCCCCTGGATTTGCTCTTGTTCGCTGAGATCTCTCCGCAGAGCGACTCAATTCTGCTCCAAGACCTCGAAGCCAGGAACCCCGACGTGCACCACTCGAACAAGCGAAGAACcataaggccatgggagagcgagGGTCGAAGCCCACCGGCTTCGGCGGACCAAATCCGAAACAGGAAGTTAAGGATTTTTCCAAGACGCGCATCGTCCTCCAATCGGGAGAGGGCGTAGCCGATGCCGGCGAGAAATTCTGGGAGAAGGTCGGCGTCACGGAAAATCGCGGGCAGGGAGGAATCCAAGAAAGAGCAGAGGTGGTCGAGGCAGGGCGATAGGGCGGAGGCGGGGAGAGCGGGGGAGGCGGAAAGGGCACCGAGGAGGAGGATGGAGTGAGTCGACGGGGGAAAAGAGGAGGAGACGGAGAGGATGGAGAGAAGGAGCGGAGCGGAAGGGCGGGAGGACTTGCGGAGATAGGTGTAGAGGAGGGAAAGGACGAGGGGGAAGGCGTCGGGagaggaggaagggaggagggagaggaggagctTGGCCTGGGGGTCGGAGACGTGGAGGGCGGAGCGGCCGCGGGAGAGTGTAAGGAGAGCGGAGAGTAGGCGAGGAGGGTCGGCGGAGGGGTCACGGAGGTCGGCCCACGACCGGAGGATCACAGCCGCCgaaggaggagcagcagcagcaggagaagGAGTTTGAGAGGCGTCAGCAGCGGCCGCCGCTCGAAGCCAGTGTTCCAGGAAGAGGATCTGCCGGGGTCGGGAATTGGACAGCATCGAGAAGATTGTCCCGGGCGGTGCTGAGGAAGAACGGCAGAGAGAGGCCTTTTTTTCGCCATTGATACCGTCGTGCTCTTGTACGGTCTACCTATCAAGTCTTTTCGCGAATCTCAAAGCAATAGTTGATATTAGGAAATTTCTCAGAAGTAAATGAAAATCTagaaatttaataatttttttttaaaattacatagATATTtactattttcaaataaagatagatATTACTATTTACATagatattaatatttaataaaaataaaccaaaggatattactatttataacttttttattattcataatcttactttaaaattttataatatttctaaACTATTCATTTATAaatttacataaatatttttttttcttcctcctcctcctccttagccTTTTCTTCCTTTTCAATGGTATTGAGGGAGCAGTAATTAACTTAGTCCAGTAATTAGTGATAATCACGATTAGCAGTAATGAACTTAATGACAGTGacatataagaaaattttaaatatttgaataaatatttttcttttttttaattaagttttcattatttttctaagctgcaatttatttatttcttttttttattctctAAATCTACAATTTTGTTGGTTTTACTTTATGTACAAAAGGGGAGCACAAAGGATTCTTTTCAAGGGACAGTGCGAAGGTGTCAAGTAGAGGGAGGCGATCCCGAGCCGCTCAGCGTGGTTTCGTCGGACGCCAGCGTCGGAGATCGTCCAATTTGAAGTGAGGAGGAAGGGAAGAAGGGAGAACCCGGAGAAGGGTAAAAGAATAAGCCCAGTTTCATGCTTGCACGATTGAAACACACGCAATACCGAATCTTTGATACACACATTGACTTTCAGAGATTATGATTTTTCCGTCCATTTGCAGTGCTCAATCAATGGGGAAGGCAGCTTTAGTTCGAGCAATACCTTCTGAAGATGCCTTGCGCCCTCCCTGGTCATCATTAGGGATGACGGATAGAGAAGAACGGAGAGGGACGTCTTGGAGGAGCTAGGGTTGTATCTCATGAGGACAGCTCCTTTTGCGTTTACCCTGAAGGATTTTTAACCATGATACCACGCCAGAACAAAGAGCGAAGGTCATCTATTCTGTATGTATCTTCGTACCTTCTATGCTTTCTTGGGTTTGATTTCAATATTCCTTTCCATTTCATTCGTCAATTCGTATCTTTTATATATTCGATGTGATGCTGCATTGGGAGGAAATCTAGTTTCTAATTCAGTAGTTCAAACGCTTGACAAGTTTACTTTGTGGGTTTGGACACATAATTATGATATAGAAAGGCCTCGAGAGACAACCATTCGAG
The DNA window shown above is from Musa acuminata AAA Group cultivar baxijiao chromosome BXJ2-4, Cavendish_Baxijiao_AAA, whole genome shotgun sequence and carries:
- the LOC103979042 gene encoding uncharacterized protein LOC103979042; the encoded protein is MLSNSRPRQILFLEHWLRAAAAADASQTPSPAAAAPPSAAVILRSWADLRDPSADPPRLLSALLTLSRGRSALHVSDPQAKLLLSLLPSSSPDAFPLVLSLLYTYLRKSSRPSAPLLLSILSVSSSFPPSTHSILLLGALSASPALPASALSPCLDHLCSFLDSSLPAIFRDADLLPEFLAGIGYALSRLEDDARLGKILNFLFRIWSAEAGGLRPSLSHGLMVLRLFEWCTSGFLASRSWSRIESLCGEISANKSKSRGNFAPLLVLMAPAGVLRAFRSNRVEIDPRLRKSIEESISYVTECTISRIGTDSGSNVSDDSHVLLQCIAIGLARCGSISFNASVLRCLCLSLLNEVFPLQYFFRMSLENVNENLATCKAKEHLGSALFKEAGAVTGVFCNQYASADEVSKAMVENHLWDYSQQVYSNLRLAAWVHRGKSDELLGDLEKIAEAAFLMVVVFAAEVSKHKLNSKSSHEFRPEVSSRILVAFSCMEYLRRVRLPEYTEAVRRAVLTLQENADSCVSFVESMPPYTELTKAQGSIILERMRYTWSQDEVQTSRILFYLRVLPTCISFVPTSLFGKRVAPTMFLYMQHPNEKVTRASHSIFVSFVSSGKDSDQDDRVVLKEQLVFYYMQQALQVYPRITPFEGLASGVAALVRHLPAGSPAIFYCIHSLVAKASDLCGKAMSEDPTMWKNWEGSSGPPKKVLDLLLRLIYLVDIQVLPYLLKQLAEFIIQLPKDGQNALLDEMYFQVAESDDVTRKPVLVSWLQSLSFICSQKKASSTTEAAEKHGSSVPSNDGLSWNRTSARL